From a single Pseudomonas sp. A34-9 genomic region:
- the metE gene encoding 5-methyltetrahydropteroyltriglutamate--homocysteine S-methyltransferase: protein MALAHSLGFPRIGRDRELKKAQEAFWKGELNEAGLRDVGRELRKAHWDLQKNAGIELLPVGDFAWYDQVLTHSLMFGVIPERFRPHDGKANLQTLFGMARGVSDSCCGGAHAEEMTKWFDTNYHYLVPEFSVDQQFQLGWEQLFEEVEEARALGHKVKPVIIGPLTYLWLGKAKGAEFDKLELLDRLLPLYGQIFARLAAQGVEWVQIDEPILVLDLPQEWKNAFERAYNQIQRDPLKKLLATYFGGLEENLGLAANLPVDGLHIDLVRAPEQYPTILDRLPAYKVLSLGVVNGRNVWRCDLENALATLRHAHERLGERLWVAPSCSLLHSPVDLGREDQLDAELKSWLAFAVQKCEEVAVLAQAVNQPEAPKVLRALTESRSVQAARAASPRIHKPAVQARVAAITAKDSQRQSLFAKRIAKQRAGLDLPLFPTTTIGSFPQTASIRLARQSFKQGKLTEAEYTEAMHSEIRHAVEIQERLGLDVLVHGEAERNDMVEYFAEQLDGYVFSRFGWVQSYGSRCVKPAVIFGDLSRPKAMTVEWIRYAQGLTDKVMKGMLTGPVTMLMWSFPREDVSREVQARQLALAIRDEVVDLEAAGIKIVQIDEAAFREGLPLRQAQWQHYLDWATEVFRLCASGVRDETQIHTHMCYSEFNDVIESIAAMDADVITIETSRSDMELLDAFEAFAYPNEIGPGVYDIHSPRVPDASEMANLLRKAAKRIPAERLWVNPDCGLKTRGWPETEAALVHMVTAARQLRKELA, encoded by the coding sequence ATGGCACTGGCCCATTCCCTTGGATTTCCGCGCATCGGTCGCGACCGCGAACTTAAGAAAGCGCAAGAGGCGTTCTGGAAAGGAGAACTGAACGAGGCAGGCCTGCGTGACGTCGGTCGCGAGCTGCGCAAGGCCCACTGGGACTTGCAGAAAAACGCTGGCATCGAGCTGCTGCCGGTTGGCGATTTCGCCTGGTATGACCAGGTGCTGACGCACTCGCTGATGTTCGGTGTGATCCCCGAGCGCTTCCGCCCGCACGATGGCAAAGCCAATCTGCAAACCCTGTTCGGCATGGCCCGTGGCGTCAGTGACAGTTGCTGCGGCGGTGCGCACGCCGAGGAAATGACCAAGTGGTTCGACACCAACTATCACTACCTGGTCCCGGAATTCAGCGTCGATCAGCAGTTTCAACTGGGCTGGGAGCAATTGTTCGAAGAAGTCGAAGAAGCCCGGGCGCTGGGCCACAAGGTCAAACCGGTGATCATTGGCCCGCTGACTTACCTGTGGCTGGGCAAGGCCAAAGGTGCTGAATTCGACAAGCTGGAATTGCTCGATCGTTTGCTGCCGCTGTACGGGCAGATCTTCGCGCGTCTCGCTGCTCAAGGGGTCGAGTGGGTGCAGATCGACGAACCGATTCTGGTGCTCGATCTGCCGCAGGAATGGAAGAACGCTTTCGAGCGTGCCTATAACCAGATCCAGCGTGACCCGCTGAAAAAACTGCTGGCCACGTACTTCGGTGGCCTGGAAGAAAACCTCGGTCTGGCGGCAAACCTGCCGGTCGACGGCCTGCACATTGATTTGGTGCGTGCGCCGGAGCAGTACCCGACCATTCTTGATCGTCTGCCGGCCTACAAAGTGTTGTCGCTGGGCGTGGTTAATGGCCGTAACGTCTGGCGCTGCGATCTGGAAAACGCCTTGGCGACATTGCGCCATGCCCATGAGCGTCTGGGCGAGCGTTTGTGGGTCGCGCCGTCCTGCTCGCTGTTGCACAGCCCGGTGGATCTCGGCCGTGAAGACCAGCTCGATGCCGAGTTGAAAAGCTGGCTGGCCTTCGCTGTGCAGAAGTGCGAAGAAGTGGCTGTTCTGGCTCAAGCGGTCAATCAACCGGAAGCGCCGAAAGTGCTGCGTGCATTGACTGAAAGCCGCTCGGTGCAGGCTGCCCGCGCGGCCTCGCCGCGCATTCACAAGCCTGCGGTGCAAGCGCGGGTTGCGGCGATTACGGCCAAGGACAGCCAGCGTCAGTCGCTGTTTGCCAAGCGCATCGCCAAGCAACGCGCCGGTCTTGATCTGCCGCTGTTCCCGACCACAACGATCGGTTCGTTCCCGCAAACCGCGTCGATCCGCCTCGCTCGTCAGTCGTTCAAACAAGGCAAGCTGACTGAAGCCGAATACACCGAAGCCATGCACAGCGAGATCCGTCACGCGGTGGAAATTCAGGAGCGTCTGGGCCTCGACGTGCTGGTACACGGTGAAGCCGAGCGCAACGACATGGTCGAATACTTTGCCGAGCAACTGGACGGCTATGTGTTCAGCCGTTTCGGCTGGGTACAAAGTTACGGTTCGCGTTGCGTGAAACCGGCAGTGATCTTCGGCGACCTCAGCCGTCCGAAAGCCATGACTGTCGAGTGGATCCGCTACGCCCAGGGCCTGACCGACAAGGTCATGAAAGGCATGCTGACCGGTCCGGTGACGATGCTGATGTGGTCGTTCCCGCGTGAAGACGTCAGCCGTGAAGTGCAGGCCCGCCAATTGGCGCTGGCGATCCGCGATGAGGTGGTGGATCTGGAAGCCGCCGGCATCAAGATCGTGCAGATCGACGAGGCCGCGTTTCGTGAAGGTCTGCCGTTGCGTCAGGCGCAGTGGCAGCATTATCTGGACTGGGCGACGGAAGTGTTCCGCCTGTGCGCCTCCGGTGTGCGAGACGAAACGCAGATCCACACGCATATGTGCTACAGCGAGTTCAACGACGTGATCGAGTCCATCGCGGCGATGGATGCCGACGTGATCACCATCGAAACCTCGCGTTCCGACATGGAGTTGCTGGATGCCTTTGAAGCGTTCGCTTACCCGAACGAGATCGGCCCGGGCGTCTACGACATCCACTCGCCACGGGTTCCGGATGCTTCGGAAATGGCTAATCTGCTGCGCAAGGCTGCCAAGCGCATTCCGGCCGAGCGTCTGTGGGTCAACCCGGACTGCGGTTTGAAAACCCGTGGCTGGCCGGAGACTGAAGCGGCGCTGGTGCACATGGTCACCGCTGCCCGGCAACTGCGCAAAGAGCTGGCCTGA